One genomic window of Dromaius novaehollandiae isolate bDroNov1 chromosome 23, bDroNov1.hap1, whole genome shotgun sequence includes the following:
- the CITED4 gene encoding cbp/p300-interacting transactivator 4 — protein MAEHMMMSMSHSGTGLQSYRMGVSGLQGPPQHGQHVLRTLPTASQMMPYGGAGMDGAMRPRPNLSGQMGHHQMQNAMMFNGPSQQQQYMGPVGTQQLMASMHLQKLNTQYQGHPLGMSNGPMGAAAQQYRVGPSQHPGMQHMPSPALTLNVMDTDLIDEEVLTSLVLELGLDRIQELPELFLGQNEFDFISDFVSKQQPSAISC, from the coding sequence ATGGCCGAGCATATGATGATGTCCATGAGCCACAGTGGTACCGGGCTGCAGAGCTACCGCATGGGGGTGAgcgggctgcagggacccccgcAGCACGGGCAGCATGTGCTGAGGACACTGCCTACTGCCAGCCAGATGATGCCTTACGGAGGGGCTGGCATGGATGGTGCAATGAGGCCAAGACCCAACCTCAGCGGACAAATGGGCCACCACCAGATGCAGAATGCGATGATGTTCAATGGCCCAAGTCAGCAGCAGCAGTACATGGGGCCGGTGGGCACCCAGCAGCTCATGGCTAGCATGCACCTACAAAAACTCAACACCCAGTACCAGGGCCACCCGCTGGGTATGAGCAATGGGCCCAtgggagctgctgcccagcaatACAGAGTGGGGCCGAGCCAGCACCCGGGCATGCAGCATATGCCCTCACCAGCACTGACCTTGAACGTTATGGACACAGATCTCATAGATGAGGAAGTCTTGACATCCCTTGTTCTGGAACTGGGGTTGGACCGGATTCAGGAGCTGCCTGAGCTCTTCTTGGGACAGAATGAGTTTGACTTCATTTCAGACTTTGTTAGCAAACAGCAGCCCAGTGCCATCAGCTGTTGA